The DNA window CATTTCGTGTACCTCAGCGCGAGCCATGGTGAAGCTCCAGTCGCCCTCGGCGCGCACCCACAATTCGAGGTCTGCGTCGGGAGGAATCACGTAGGTGTCTGAGCCCGGCTCATACATGTAGGCGATGTTGTCGGGGTAACCCCGGTCGTCCGCGGGTCTGCCGAGATCTTCCGGGCGCGTGCGGTAGAGGTCGACGTTCTCCCCATCGACCAGGTTCACCAGGTATGGCTGCCCGTCGTGCTCCTCGAGCGGGATACTGATGAGCCCGCTGCCGGTGCCGGAATAGACGTCGCCGTCGGCGGTAAGGATCGCCGGCTCTTCCTGCTCCCACGGTCGGTCGGCGTCGAGGGCCCCGAATCCGTCGTCACCGATACCCACATTGTCGAACGCGCTGAGCGAACCGATCAAGAGGGCGATGGTGCCCACCAGCCACACGCCCACCGAGAAGGAGCTGATGCGCTTGCTCGCGGGCTTCGACACTGTGATGTCGCTCAGACTCACGATGCGTATCCCTCCCGGTGTTGCGGCACGACGAACCCAGACTAGTGGGCGGGCGCGGTGTTTCGCGGGAGTATCGATGGGCAGAGCTGCCCATCATCGGAGGTCAGTCGACGGGCAGCAGGGTGGCGCGTTTGGGCTCTCGTCCGTCGCCGGACGACCGCCCGGTCACGCGGCGCCCGATCCAGGGCAGGACGAACTCCCGGTAGTACGCTGCGGTGTTGCGCGAGCGGGGACCCGAGGCCGCTGCCGCGACCTCGTCGACGCCCCACTCCGGCGGAACAGGGACGCCGAGGGCGGTGAGTACGTTGGATGCGACCCGGGCGTGGCCGAGTGCGTTCAGGTGAAGCTTGTCTGGTGACCAGTAACGGATGTCGGTGAGCGTTTCATCCGCCCAGTTGTTGACGATCGTAACGCGAGGGTCCTTGAGTGCCGCGAAAACGGCATCCGCCAGCTGGTCACCGCGCTTCTGCATGAGACCGCCCATCGGGAGGTGACGGGACGGGTTCGCGCCGGCGAGGACCACGATCGAGAGGTCGGGCTCCTCGAGGGCGCGGTTGACGAGCTTGACCGTCTCGTCAACGACCCAGTTGATGGCGACGCGCGGCCGCATGATGTCGTTGCCGCCGCCGTTGAAGCTGATCAGGTCGGGCTTGAGGGCGAGGGCCGGTTCGAG is part of the Mycetocola zhujimingii genome and encodes:
- a CDS encoding SGNH/GDSL hydrolase family protein, which encodes MTARYFRYVALGDSFTEGVGDELPDGRVRGWADFVALGLQAAAHEPIGYANLAIRGRKLGPIIAEQLEPALALKPDLISFNGGGNDIMRPRVAINWVVDETVKLVNRALEEPDLSIVVLAGANPSRHLPMGGLMQKRGDQLADAVFAALKDPRVTIVNNWADETLTDIRYWSPDKLHLNALGHARVASNVLTALGVPVPPEWGVDEVAAAASGPRSRNTAAYYREFVLPWIGRRVTGRSSGDGREPKRATLLPVD